Genomic DNA from Carnobacteriaceae bacterium zg-C25:
GGTATGTAATTAGCAATAGAATCTGTAATTCCATCTACAGTAGCGGGAATTAAATTAATTTCCTCATCCAAAATACAAGCATAACCTTTGGAATTCCTAATATTTAAACTTTTAACCTTTAAATACTTTTTATTATCGCCCGTATATATACCTGTGACACAATCTGCAATATCACCAAGGGTCAAATTTGACTTCATCAATATCTCATCTGCAGTTGCATTGAGATGTAAATTATAATTTTCTTGTTTAAGTATTGAGGTTTGTTTTATTTCTTTAGGTTTCACCACTCCGCAATTTATCTTTGAGAAATCAATCTCACTACTAAGTGTGTCAAATATCTTAATACTGTTCTCAAAAATGTCCTGTTTTCTATTTGTTATAGTTATTATCGATAACTTACTGTAAGCAAATGACACCCCAGGGAACCATTTACTAGGAAATATAGCAATTTCTTCAACCAGATAATTTTTGAACAAGAATTCTCGAAACTTTTTATGCATATTTAAATATAAAAAAGTATCTGGAATAATGAAGACTAACTTACCATCTTCTTCCAGCAGTGATAGACATCTAAATAAAAATAACACATATGAATCTTTTGAATAAATTCTACTATATTTTTTTGAGAGAACTCGCTTTTGTTCATCTGTAAAAACGGCTCCATACGGCGGATTTCCTATTATTTTTGAAAAACCTGTATGCGTATTTGCACGTATATCTAAATTTAAGTCAATCAACGTATCCGATTCATGTATACTAACATTTTGATTCTTCCGAAATTTTCTAGACATGACCTGATAAGAGTAATTATCAATATCATATGTGGTTATACTTAGCTTCGGCTTTTGCTGAAGAATTTTGTCTACAAAAACTCCCTCTCCAACACTGGGCTCTAATATTGTATCAGTATCACAAAGTTCTAATTTGGACACCATATAATCAGTAATTAAATCAGAATTTGTATAATAAGTTTGTAAAGTTTTATTCAAAGTTGCCTCCTTAAGTATTAGCTTAAGTTTAACTCTATTGCTTTACCAAGTCAAGTATTGAAGCAACTGATTTTGTATTAAATATTTCTTAAATTCTGGACTAATATCATTAGCCCAATCCATATTTTTATCCATCCAAGCTCTCAAGTCGACACCAGTTATCTCAAGGATTTTGGAATAAGTATCGGAACTACAATATACATTCCATAAGCCAGAATTTTTCAAAGTTTGCAGGTAATGATTATTCTCCTCTTCACGTTGCCTTACAAATAGCATACATTCATAATCAATTGTAGTATATAATTTCGCCACTTGAAGTAACCGATTTACATTACCTTTTTCATTTGAACTAAATCCACTTTTGTAATCAACAACATAATATTTGTCACCAATATAAAAATGTAAATCCTCTTTTAAGTTAATGGCTCCACTCTCACTAAAAGCCCAAATATCATCAATATAATTGATTAAGTTTTTCTTATCAGAACTATTTAAAGATAACCCTTCAATAAATTCTAGTAGATCTATTTGAAGATTACTTTTAAACTCCTCATATTTTGGTGGTTCATAAAAATTGATTGGATTTATTGAATACTGAAAAGGAAGTTTGCAAAATGGTTCCCATAATTCTCCTATTCTACGACTAAAAGCCATATAGTCGTAGTTCCAAACTTGATTTCTGGACTCTAACATCACAATATAATATGTATAATGAATTAATAATATATCGTTAATATCTTCTGAACCTAACATTGTTAATTGACTAGATAGCAGATTTTTCATCTGTTTATTTATCAAATTGCTTTTTTCAGAATTTTTAGTTTTCTTATTTACTTCTGTAATTGTTTCTTTTATTCCTTCACGATAATAGAATAATAACTCAGATTTTTTTAACATAATGACCCTCACATTCAGTATTTATTAATACTATTATATCAAAAATATATCAAAAAAATTCATCCATAAAAATATCAATAATAGATGGGGTACGTTTCTATTCCCACAAATTCCTATTCTATGGAAATCAGCATACCCACCATGGGACAATGGAAACAAATTTAGTTAGTTCTTCACTATCAATTCCACTACTTCAATTTCAACTCTCACTCTGATACTTACCCACCATACGGCAAAAAGCCTTGTCTCTAAGGCTTTTTACTATCCCTTTCGTTCAAAGGCTTCTAGGATTTCACCAACAGAACTACACACTCCACATGAATGTAGACAACTAAATTGATGACATAGCATATCTCTGTCATGGGAAACATGTCTATATTGAGATTATACGTTTTTATATCCAAATAAATCAATTGATATTAAATTATATTTAAAAAGATGTTCCAGTAACATCTTATATATTCCTACTACTAAAAATGTTTATAAAAAAAGAGCCAAAGGCTCTTTTCCAGACTGTTGACAATACCAATAAAAAATCCAACATATTTTTTAAAAAATGAAAAATATGTTGAATTTTGAATTTTAAAATACGAAATGAAGAATAATATCTCAAAAAATGGCTATCTCCAGTGAGTAGAATTGCCATTTTTTTCATGTTTTGGGCAGCACAAGATAACCAAGTATACTGTTGCATCTTGGTTACTCCTCTATATTGCGCAAATCGATACCCATGATTTTGCTTAGAGTCTGCAAAACTACGCTCAATCGTTTCTTTCCGTCGTTTATATAATGCTTTCCCAAACGTAGATAATCGACGTTCACGACATCTATCGTATACATCAGCATCTATCGCTCGACGTAGTATCCGTTTATTACTATTATCGCTTATACGATACTGTTTATATCCTTGTCTATCAATATTTCTGTAGGTATAAATTTCTCCCGTACGTGTATCCGTAAAACAATCTATAGATGAATTATATCGAAAAAATTTATGGTCAGGATTGCGATGAAAACGTCGATACCCAATCACAGAAAATATCTTTTTCTCTTCTAAAAATTTTAAAATGTCTTTTTTATAATATCCGCTATCTAACGCGACACAATTCACATTAAAATTAAATGTTTCGATTATATGTGTTAATCGCGACACATACGGTACACTATCATGCACGTTGCCTGGTGTAATAAAGCAATCCACAATAAAATTATGTTTACCATCTACACTACGATGGTCTAAGTACATAAATCCCTTTTCTTTATTATCTCTATGGTAATATCCACTTTCTGGATCAGTCGTACTTTCTTTAATGGATTTAGAGATGATTTTATCAGTGTAATTAAAAGGCTTTTTTCCAATAGCTTCTCGTTCAGCGTTAATTTCGTTTTCTAAATCTCGTTTACGTTCTTGAACGGTTTCAATAATAGCGTTTTTAAATTTATTTTTATTGGCATTTGCTTTAATATGTGTGGAATCTGTAAATAATGCTGTCCCACTAATTAAATGATGTGAGATAGCTTGGTGTACAATAGTGTTAAATATATCTTCAAACACAGAAGTACCTTGAAAACGGCGAATATAATTTTGAGAAAAAGTGGAATAATGAGGAGTTGGTTTAGAGAAAGGAAGGTTTAAAAACCATCTAAACGCCACATCAGTTTCGACACGTTTAATGGTTTCTCGCATTGATTTAATACCGTAAATATCTTTTAAAAAGACTAATTTAAATAAAACAACTGGATCTAAACTATTACGACCGTTGGTATGACTATAGTAAGGAGAAGTAATATCATAAATAAAATTGAAATCAATTGATTTATCAATTTTACGTAGTAAATGATCTTTTGGTACTAATTCGGATAATGTGTTTAATATGATTTCGTCATTTGGATGATTTTCTTTATAAAACATAAATTGTTCCCTCCTTTTTCTTATCTCTATTATACCACTTTTAAGTGTTATTATCGTATCAGACGTTGTTGTACGAATGGCTTCGTTCTCGCACGTAGTAGGGAACGCGCGATGTATCGTGTACATCGCGGTAAGCCGTACAACTTAACGTCTGGTACGAAAAAAGACTGTTGACAGTTTATTTGTCAACAGTCTGAGCCTTGTCTACAAGGCTTTTCACTATCCCTTTCGTTCAAAGGTTTCTAGGATTTTACGAGCAAAGCAACACACTCCACATGCACCGTCATCGGAAACATGTCGACGGGTTGGACGTACTCTACGGTATACCCGCCTTCTGTAAATGCCACAAGGTCGCGTGCCATGGTGGCTGGGTTACAACTCACATAAACAATTCGGTTGGCATTCATTTTTAGTGTCGTGTCAATAAAGCTTGGTGCCAATCCTTTTCGTGGGGGATCTACCATTAAGACGTCACACATTACACCTTCATCTAGCCACTTTTTCATCACGTTTTCAGCTGAACCGACTTCGTAGGTCACGTTGTCAATTCCGTTCATTCGTGCGTTTTCTTTCGCCATATCAATGGCGTCGCTGACTATTTCCATTCCGTATACCCACTTGGCATGTTTGGCTAGCGACAATCCGATAGTTCCAATTCCGCTATACGCATCAATCACAACATCTTCATTTGTAATTTTTGCAGCACGAATCGCTTCTGTATACAACTTTTCCGTTTGTTCCGGATTGACTTGATAAAACGATTTTGAACTAATTTTAAACGTCAATCCCATCAACTCGTCACAAATGAAATCATCTCCGTGGTAGACAATCGTCTCGTCCCCTAAAATGACGTTAGTCGGCTTACTATTCACATTTTGAACGAAACTCACCACATCTTCACACGTCTGCAAAATTTCATCTACCAACATCTTTGGCAACCTTTTTTTCGTACGCGTCACAAGTACCACTTGCACTTGACCTGTATTTTTCCCACGTCGCACCATAATATGTCGAGCATCTCCAGAGTGTGTCTCCTCATGATACGCCGAAACCTGAAACTTTCTTAGCGCATCACGCACAATCACCACAATTTCATCAATGCGCTTGTCTTGAATGACAAAATCTTCAATTGGCACAAGCGTATGCGAATTTTTGCGATAAAATCCCGTTTCCAGCTGACCATCAATATTTCTAACTGGAATTTGGGCTTTATTTCGATAGGCTGTGGTGTAATCTGCACCTATTGTTTGTCGCACCAAAACATCAGGTAGTTTAGCAATTTTACGCATCACGTTACTCACTTGTTGCTGCTTAAACAATAACTGAGCATCGTACGATAGATGTTGCAACGGCATTGTACCGACCCATGTTCCCTTTACATCTGTCACTGGAACACGATTTGGTGATGATTCTAACAATTCCACTACCTTTCCAACACCAAACGAACGACTCACTTTAATCACTTTAACTTTTGCCACTTCATCGGGCAATAAATTTTCAATAAAAATAGGGTAGCCATCTACTTTGGCAACTCCCATGCCTTCGTGCGTCAAATCAACACACGTAACGGTTAATATTTCATTTTTCTGAACTGGTAACATAATCTCTCCTTATCACCGTTATTATAACAAAAAAACACCCCGCAGGGTGCTTTTTATTATTGATTTGTGTAATTATCAAAGTAACCTTGAATATGGATAATTGGTGTACCTTTATCACCAGAACCACTTGTTAAATCACATAATGATCCGATTAAGTCAGTCAATTGACGTGGTGTCGTACCTTCTGCATCCATATGTCCAACTAAGCTTCCGTCTTTTTCTTTAATACGTGCTTCAATTGCTTGTTTCAATTCTTCACCAGATAAATTTGAAAATTCGTTATCCGCTAAATATTTTAATTTTAATTCATTTGGTGTGCCTTCCAAACCTGGTGTGTAGGCAGGAGAAACAACCGGGTCAGCTAATTCCCAAATTTGTCCAACAGGATCTTTAAAGGCACCATCTCCATAAACCATAACTTCAACATGTTTACCTGTTTCATTTAATAGTTTTTGTTGAATATCCAATACTAAATCTGTACAATCGTTCGGGAACAATTTAATGCTGTCATCACTTGCTTTGTTTGAACCTAATAAGCCGTAACGTGTGTTAAAACCACTACCATCAATTGATTCTGTTAATAGTTCGTCCAAACCATACACTACTGCACCTTCCGCTTTTAATAAACGTTGTGTGCGTTGGCGTGTATGAATGTCACAGTTAATGACATTTTTTGTATAATTTAAAATTTCTTTAGCGTGGTTAGCAAATACAATTTCAACTTGCGCGCCGGCTTGTTCAATAATGTTACTGTAGTAAGCAACATAATCCACACCCGTAAATGGATGCAAGTTTTCACCGAACATCTCACGATACTGCGCTAAAGATAATACAGTCGTATATGGATCAATACCATGTTCTTCTAATTGGTCTTCTGTTAACAATTGGTTACCCACTTCATCACGTGGATAAGATAACATTAACACAACCTTTTTCGTTCCTAATGCAATACCTTTTAAAATCATAGCGAAACGATTACGTGATAAAATCGGGAAAATTACCCCTACCGTATCGGCATTAAATTTGCGTTTCACGTCTTCACCGATTGCTTCAACCTTTGCATAGTTTCCTTGACTTCTTGCAACAATTGATTCAGTCAACGCTACAATATCACGATTTCTAAAGTCGTACTCTTCACTTTTTGCTGCATCTAATACGCTATCTACAACAATTTGTGATAAATCATCACCTTGACGAATAATTGGGCAACGAACGCCACGAACAACAGTACCAACTTTTCTTTCCATAAAGTTAATCCCACTTCCTGTATTAAAATTTTAGGTTGTTTTTTAACCCATTGACCATTATACACACTTTGGCACATTAGCACAACAAAAAAACTATAAAAAACACTTTTTTAATTTATTTTGTTCGTCTATATCGGGTTTTCTAAAAAAATATTTTTATAATGTTCGTGTTTTAACTCGATAAAGTTGATTTATAGGCATTTATTACAAACTCTCAACATATAGAAGCGTACTAAAAGAATGTTTTTTTGATTTTTGTAATCGTTACCAATTGCTTTTTTTAATTTTTTTGGTATAATAAAGTCATAAAAAATGAATAAACGACTGAGATGTGCGTCGTACTTTCATATGTGTTGACCTTACGTTTGTTTTTGATTAGGGATTTTAATGACTCATGTGCTAACATGCCTTTTCACTTGGTAGTTAAATAGCATGCGCTGAAAAGCCCACCTGTTTTCTTACAGGTTCAAAACTATAAAGTACACGAAACGGCATTTCGGTTTTTTATTTTATACTCAAAAAGGCTGCTCGCGCAGCCTTTTTAGTTTTAAAGTATCCTTTTTGTAATGGGTGGCACCATACACCACCCCACGTCTCATCAGAAATCAACACGAGTTAACATCAATACTACAAAAATTATTGACTATTTCCAAAATGAATTTGATCTGATGTATCACGATTAACAGAAATCGCAACGCGGTTGATCGTATGGCGTAATCCACGAATTGCCACAGACAAAGCAAAAATATTTTCTACATTCGCTAAACCGCCAAAACCAGAATCACCAATATGCTGTATATCTACACCCGCTACTTTATTTCGAATAGCAATACTTTCAATCACTTCTTTACTTGAACTTTCTTGACTTGTTCCAATAGCTGATAATACCAATGCATCCGCTTGATGTGCTGCTTTCACAATATCGATTAATTCAGCATCTGTAAATCCCGGAACAGTCCCCACAGCAGGTACTAAAATAACATCTGCTCCAGACGTTACAAATTGATTGACCGTCTCGCGACTACATACGGGTTCTTTTGACCCAGATCCGTGCATTTTACCAGCAATGACTAACCCTGAAAAATGTTGTTTTGCTAACGTAATCGCTTCCGCAATGGCTTGGTTGGTCACTCCCGTTTTTGGATTACCCGTTAAACAAATAAAGTCGACGCCTAATTTTTCAGCTTCTTGGAACGTCTCCACGCAAGCCGTACGTCCTTTTGATATGCTAAGACGTGTTTCTAACATCGTTGCACTTGCATCAACTGGCTCTAAATTAATCCCAATTGGTCGGCCAACTAATTTTTTCAACTCGTAAATGACATCTTCTTGTGCATGTAATCCAAATACTCCCGGTTTAAACACATCAAAACCGTTTAACAACATCAAGTCCGCACCAAATGCACGTGCGATTTCCGCATTCGTGATATTCCCACCGACACTCGCTCGCGATGACACCATTTCACAACACACCGTACGCCCTTCAGCAGCCAAAATAGCTTGCTTTAACGCTTGTCCTTTATACGTTGCAAAGTCTCTTGTTGTACAATCTAAAATTCTTTTCATATTAATCCCCCAAAATTTCAATTAACGTTTTTAATTTTTTCGCACTCACACCATCAAACGCATCATCCGCACTATAACGGTAGCTGACGTTTTTTCCTGATGTGGTGTCATCTTCTATCCAATGTTTAAAGCTAGCGTGGCATTGCCTAATGCCTGTATCTTGTTTTAATCGTTGAATATTTTCAGCATTCACACCGGCACCCATGCACAATTCAATATTTGCGCCATATTTGTCTTGCAGTTTTTTTAATAACACCCTACCTTTTATTGCACTTTCTTGTAAACCACTCGTTAATAGTCGGTCACACTGTAAATCAATTAATGTTTCAATGGCAAAATAAGGGTTTTCCACACAATCAAATGCGCGATGAAATACCGCTTGCTTTTTATAGCGATGTATTAAATCAATCATTTTTCGTGTAGCGTCTACATCAATCGTTTTATCTGCCTTTAAAAAACCAAACGCAATGCCATCGGCACCATTTTCTAACAGTAATTGAGCGTCAGCAAACATGACGTCTTTATCGTAATCATCATAGCAAAAACCTGCTCCGCGCGGGCGCACCATGCAAATAATGGGAATCGTAACGTGCCGTTTTGCCAATACTAACGTTGAAATACTCGGCGTTAAGCCACCTAAAAATAAAGCACTATTCAATTCAATACGATGAGCACCATTTTGTTGTGCGATAATACAGTCTTTCAAACTACCTGCACACACTTCAACTAACATATCACTCCTCCTTGCGATAAACGACATATCAACTCATTCAAGCACTATTTTTTTGTTGGACACTCTTTAAAAAGATAGCGCTTCCACATTTCCATTTTAAACCATCTCGCTAAAAACACAAGTTAAAAATGTATCCCCTTTTAAACAAAAAGATAGTGACTTAACATCTGTTAAATCACTATCCTTATTTACCATCAACCCTATTTGACATAGAGCCTTATTTGCTTTATTGAACAGTTTGAATTTTCATCATGTTTGTTGTTCCAGCTAAGCCGATTGGTAAACCAGCTGTTACGATAATTGTATCGCCTTCTTTGGCGAATCCTTTTTCTTTTGCAACTTGATCTGCACGTTCAAACAATTCGTCTGTTGCTTTAATTGGATCAATCACAACCGCTTGTACACCCCAAACAAGTGATAAACCTAATTGTGTTTGTTCTGAGAATGTTAAGGCAACAATTTCAGAATGTGGACGGTATTTAGAAATCATTTTTGCTGTGTAACCTGATTGTGTTGCAGCAACAATTGTTTCTACACCTAAATTACGTGCGTTATGACCAACAGAACGACCGATTGCTTCTGTTGTATCGTGTTTGAATTGTTTCAAGTGGAATATATCGTGATTTTGGATTTCGCTTTCTGTACGTACACAAATGCTTGCCATTGTTTTAACAGCTTCTAATGGGTAATCTCCCGCTGCTGTTTCACCAGATAACATCACCGCATCTGTACCATCAAAGATTGCATTGGCAACGTCCCCTGCTTCTGCACGAGTTGGACGTGGGTTACGTTGCATTGAATCTAACATTTGAGTTGCTGTAATAACCGGTTTACCGACTGCATTACATTTTTTAATTAAACGTTTTTGAACGATTGGCACTTCCTCAGTTGGAATTTCCACACCTAAGTCACCACGTGCCACCATTAAACCATGAGATACAGCTAAAATTTCATCAATATTATCTACACCTTCTTGGTTTTCAATTTTTGGAATAATTTGAATGTGACGTGCATCTTCTTCTTCTAAAATTTTAACAATTTCTAAGACATCACTTGCACGACGTACAAAACTTGCTGCAATATAGTCGATACCGTTAGCAATACCGAAGCGAATGTCAGCTGCGTCTTTTTCTGTAATACCTGGTAAGTTTACGCTAACGTTAGGCACGTTAACACCTTTTTTATTTTTAATGATACCAGTGTTTTCAACAACGGTAACAATGTCGTTGCTTTCTGTGTCAATTTCAGTAACTAATAATGATACTAAACCATCATCAACTAAAATACGGCTACCTACAGTAACATCGTTAATTAATTCTGGGTAAGATACTGAAAAACGTTCTGCTGTTCCTTCAACTTCTTCCATTGCAATACGAACAGTGTTTCCTGTTACTAATTCAATTTTACCGTCTTTCATATCATGTGTACGAATTTCAGGTCCTTTTGTATCTAATAAAATAGCACATGGTTTTCCTGTAATGCGACGCGCTTCTTTTACAGCGTTAAAACGCTCTAAATGTTCTTCGTGTGAACCGTGAGAAAAGTTAAAACGTGCAACGTTCATTCCCGCATTAATCATGGCAACCAATTGATCAACCGTTTGGCTTGACGGTCCTAGTGTACATACAATTTTTGTCTTTTTCATTTCTAATTCCTATCCTTCTGTCCAATAATGTCTAATTTGTTCATTGACTTGATATAAGTGTAAGTTTGGTACATGTTTTCCATTTTCTAATGTTGTAACAATATCACTGTAAATGATTTTATCTTCGCGAATACCGACACAAACACCACCAATACCTTCCATTAACAACTCAACCGCTTTAAATCCAAATTGAGAAGCTAATACACGGTCACGAGCCGTCGGACGACCACCACGTTGGATATGTCCTAATACGGATACGCGTGTATGTTGTTCGCCGTGTTCCCACATTAATTCCGCAAATTTTTGAGCAGGCATAACACCTTCAGCTAAAATAATTAACGTATGTTTTTTACCCGCTTCACGATTACGTCTAATTTCTGCACAAATTTCTGCCACATCAAAATCGACTTCTGGAATAACGATTTGTTCTGCACCACCAGCAACCCCTGCCCATAGTGCAATGTCTCCGGCATTACGTCCCATCACTTCAACGATAAACGTACGCACGTGACTTGTTGCCGTATCTCTTAAACGGTCAATCGCATCAAGCGCTGTCGTCACTGCTGTATCAAAACCAATTGTATAGTCTGTTCCCGGAATATCGTTATCAATTGTTCCCGGAATACCAACTGTTGGAAACCCGTGTTTTGTTAATGCTACCGCACCTTGATAAGAACCGTCACCACCAATAACAACTAACCCTTCGATACCATGTTTTTTTAATTGTTCAATACCTTTTAATTGACCTTCAACTGAGGCAAATTCTGGATAACGTGCTGAGTATAAAAATGTTCCCCCACGTCCAACAACATCACTGACGTCACTTGCTTTTAATTGACGAATGTCACCAGCAACTAAACCAGCATATCCGTAATTGATTCCAAATACTTCCATACCTTCATTAATGGCTTTTCGTACAACCGCACGAACAGCTGCATTCATTCCGGGTGCATCTCCACCACTTGTTAAAACTGCAATTCGTTTCATCTTATATTCCACCTTAATTTGAATTTGTAATTGCACATTACACTTATGATATTGTACCATTTTCTATTTGTAAAGTCTTGCATTTTCTGTAAATTTGTCGTGATTTTCGTAAAATTAAATGGTCCGTTCTTTTATGACAACGCTCTCTTTTCCAAATTGTAGTTGTAAGGCCGTCATTAACGTATTCGACACACTCACTTGATACGCTTTAGACAAATTGATATATTGTTTTGTCTCCTCCACGTACACACTCACAGGCGAGCTTCCTTTGAAGTTCAACACCTGTTTTTTCACCTCGTCAACTTGGTCGTGGCTTTGTACACGGATATACACTTTTTTTAATTTGGCTTGAAGATGTGGTAGCATCTGCTCTTTGAGTGTCATACGATTGACCACACACACCAAATCCCCTTGTTGATCCTTTTGAATTTTTCCTTGAATGTAAACCGATTGCTGATTATCTAGTATCGACAACACTTTTTGGTACACTTCAGGAAATAGTGTAAGTTGCACGATGCCAAACGGATCTTCAAACGTGGCAAACGCCATGCGCTTATGATTTTTTGTCGTAATTTTTCGAATGTTTTTGATGACACCAATGAAATGCACAACATCATTTTCTTGTACATCAATACTTTTTTGCAACATGCCATTATCGTAAAACATGAGCACGTCTTCATTCATTTGATTTTTTAATGAAAAGCCTAAATATTGTCGTTCTTTTTCCACCACAACCGTATCGTCAAATTCAGCTAGCGTTGTTTTTTTGAGCGGTAATAAGCCACCACCTAAAAATTGTCTATCTTCTAAAAGGTTAGGCAAACGATGAATGAGTGTGGCGCGTGTTTCATTAAAGCAATCAAAGCAACCCGCGTAAATAAACGGTTCAATCAATTCCACTTTAGTAAATTGATCCTCTAGACGTTGTACAAAATCATCTAAAGATGAAAAGTGTCCATTCGCTTTTCTATCAGATAAAATGCTAGCAATCATATTGTAGCGAACCCCTTGAATTGCTGATAATCCAAACAAAATATGCTCGTTGGATAAAATACGATGAGCATACTCGCTTTCGTTAATATTCGGCAATAAAAACGTCACACGATGTTGGCGCGCTTGTGTAATATACGTCATATAGCGATCACTTTTTGGATTTGTATGCAATAATAACGCCAGGTAAAACGCTTGTGGGTAATGCGCTTTTAAATACGCTAATTGATACGCCAAAATAGAATAAGCAAACGCATGCGATTTTGGGAAACCGTAACTTGCAAATTTTTCAATATACGTAAACACTTTGTCAGCCGTTTGTTGAGAATAGCCATTTGATAAAAAGCCTGAAATAAATCGTTCTTTTTCACTCGCCATACCTTGTTTATCCATTTTAGCAATAGCGCGTCGTAAAAGATCCGCTTGTCCCATCGAATACCCCGCCATACGATTGGCAATGAGCATGATTTGTTCTTGGTACACAATAATCCCTTGCGTATCATGTAAAATATCTCGTAAAT
This window encodes:
- a CDS encoding IS1182 family transposase, producing MFYKENHPNDEIILNTLSELVPKDHLLRKIDKSIDFNFIYDITSPYYSHTNGRNSLDPVVLFKLVFLKDIYGIKSMRETIKRVETDVAFRWFLNLPFSKPTPHYSTFSQNYIRRFQGTSVFEDIFNTIVHQAISHHLISGTALFTDSTHIKANANKNKFKNAIIETVQERKRDLENEINAEREAIGKKPFNYTDKIISKSIKESTTDPESGYYHRDNKEKGFMYLDHRSVDGKHNFIVDCFITPGNVHDSVPYVSRLTHIIETFNFNVNCVALDSGYYKKDILKFLEEKKIFSVIGYRRFHRNPDHKFFRYNSSIDCFTDTRTGEIYTYRNIDRQGYKQYRISDNSNKRILRRAIDADVYDRCRERRLSTFGKALYKRRKETIERSFADSKQNHGYRFAQYRGVTKMQQYTWLSCAAQNMKKMAILLTGDSHFLRYYSSFRILKFKIQHIFHFLKNMLDFLLVLSTVWKRAFGSFFINIFSSRNI
- a CDS encoding copper homeostasis protein CutC — encoded protein: MLVEVCAGSLKDCIIAQQNGAHRIELNSALFLGGLTPSISTLVLAKRHVTIPIICMVRPRGAGFCYDDYDKDVMFADAQLLLENGADGIAFGFLKADKTIDVDATRKMIDLIHRYKKQAVFHRAFDCVENPYFAIETLIDLQCDRLLTSGLQESAIKGRVLLKKLQDKYGANIELCMGAGVNAENIQRLKQDTGIRQCHASFKHWIEDDTTSGKNVSYRYSADDAFDGVSAKKLKTLIEILGD
- the rlmD gene encoding 23S rRNA (uracil(1939)-C(5))-methyltransferase RlmD — its product is MLPVQKNEILTVTCVDLTHEGMGVAKVDGYPIFIENLLPDEVAKVKVIKVSRSFGVGKVVELLESSPNRVPVTDVKGTWVGTMPLQHLSYDAQLLFKQQQVSNVMRKIAKLPDVLVRQTIGADYTTAYRNKAQIPVRNIDGQLETGFYRKNSHTLVPIEDFVIQDKRIDEIVVIVRDALRKFQVSAYHEETHSGDARHIMVRRGKNTGQVQVVLVTRTKKRLPKMLVDEILQTCEDVVSFVQNVNSKPTNVILGDETIVYHGDDFICDELMGLTFKISSKSFYQVNPEQTEKLYTEAIRAAKITNEDVVIDAYSGIGTIGLSLAKHAKWVYGMEIVSDAIDMAKENARMNGIDNVTYEVGSAENVMKKWLDEGVMCDVLMVDPPRKGLAPSFIDTTLKMNANRIVYVSCNPATMARDLVAFTEGGYTVEYVQPVDMFPMTVHVECVALLVKS
- a CDS encoding Eco57I restriction-modification methylase domain-containing protein; translated protein: MNKTLQTYYTNSDLITDYMVSKLELCDTDTILEPSVGEGVFVDKILQQKPKLSITTYDIDNYSYQVMSRKFRKNQNVSIHESDTLIDLNLDIRANTHTGFSKIIGNPPYGAVFTDEQKRVLSKKYSRIYSKDSYVLFLFRCLSLLEEDGKLVFIIPDTFLYLNMHKKFREFLFKNYLVEEIAIFPSKWFPGVSFAYSKLSIITITNRKQDIFENSIKIFDTLSSEIDFSKINCGVVKPKEIKQTSILKQENYNLHLNATADEILMKSNLTLGDIADCVTGIYTGDNKKYLKVKSLNIRNSKGYACILDEEINLIPATVDGITDSIANYIPIIKGSMKQGYKQPNDDWFIRWDKSTINEYHTFKKARFQNSDYYFKYGIATPMLKSKKIKATIMKNRVFDQSIVGIFPKDSRDTLFVLGLLNSNIVNEIVHNINPTVNNSANYLKRIPIPKISDESKKQIDSLVEGILYRDENNQRKLDKIISNLYLSN
- a CDS encoding haloacid dehalogenase-like hydrolase, whose translation is MKRILDCTTRDFATYKGQALKQAILAAEGRTVCCEMVSSRASVGGNITNAEIARAFGADLMLLNGFDVFKPGVFGLHAQEDVIYELKKLVGRPIGINLEPVDASATMLETRLSISKGRTACVETFQEAEKLGVDFICLTGNPKTGVTNQAIAEAITLAKQHFSGLVIAGKMHGSGSKEPVCSRETVNQFVTSGADVILVPAVGTVPGFTDAELIDIVKAAHQADALVLSAIGTSQESSSKEVIESIAIRNKVAGVDIQHIGDSGFGGLANVENIFALSVAIRGLRHTINRVAISVNRDTSDQIHFGNSQ
- a CDS encoding coenzyme F420-0:L-glutamate ligase, giving the protein MERKVGTVVRGVRCPIIRQGDDLSQIVVDSVLDAAKSEEYDFRNRDIVALTESIVARSQGNYAKVEAIGEDVKRKFNADTVGVIFPILSRNRFAMILKGIALGTKKVVLMLSYPRDEVGNQLLTEDQLEEHGIDPYTTVLSLAQYREMFGENLHPFTGVDYVAYYSNIIEQAGAQVEIVFANHAKEILNYTKNVINCDIHTRQRTQRLLKAEGAVVYGLDELLTESIDGSGFNTRYGLLGSNKASDDSIKLFPNDCTDLVLDIQQKLLNETGKHVEVMVYGDGAFKDPVGQIWELADPVVSPAYTPGLEGTPNELKLKYLADNEFSNLSGEELKQAIEARIKEKDGSLVGHMDAEGTTPRQLTDLIGSLCDLTSGSGDKGTPIIHIQGYFDNYTNQ